In Cryptococcus gattii WM276 chromosome N, complete sequence, a single window of DNA contains:
- a CDS encoding ER to Golgi transport-related protein, putative (Similar to TIGR gene model, INSD accession AAW47107.1): MSRLPQIATPGRPSPTTGIPTPTARRPRSSLGPGQSGTPVSDDLMDRAFQDALRNRPPISLRSNDSTNGLSESTMSTSHLAAPSATYGLAAPRTPVVRPRTPSTLGLGAPVTPSAASRSASRAGLGPRSSLSTSTTAPFTPRRMSLASSTTSSTPFARRPESRASEKEQTSAKWVPTVGERVRISSMGYEGVLRFYGTTEFKEGVWAGVELEGGFKGKGKNDGTVEGVQYFSCPPKCGIFVTAVKLSPPTTGTSRPASVASSYRSTASYSLSGRATPSISGRATPSRPPSATPGRATRVVSTAHPTRPSVSSAEDETLPPRVALGNSTKANAGIDSRFTAGSRASRYVGMTAKQLDSARAGTTTPASKLAASTSTVNGQTPRVSRVSIGMGGTPARTRQSMGGLVTPRVRPRASGIGDMPPPPSPGNINRVLTARQVESLEEEIRELKRRNGELEEDLKRMPELRDEDVTEMETLRQETERSRQELEFLKTQLETSDTNATDAVKILEELQAEHTAQQEELEEKLKEIGDLKKELKLAKERAEDELAANAEARKDEVQKMLERAQAAEAEVNSMQVLVDDLTDAGRQMISLNESKQFELEERIRELEDKNRSLDEKLQKAREEHERALLPPSPSTRQREAATAAEIDNETLNAQVKHLQNKLNLLEEELEEARAQAETDMETWKGKMNRVKDGEKAAREEIVILKSEIKELKEQANGARGKIGELEGALKENHIALEGARAEIESLRTEAAEAASLRTTLQAANANEKTLSAAQKEIKEFKTRLAAATSAEAKVVSDAKDQISHLEAKIASLEAEITTLKQTAESNTEKNLSTSRSSEDAEKKLVGFQHIVQELSTENADLKEQCESLREEISLMKEEIKLLEEAAADIPGAQGDQKELLAAKATIKDLSREVAELEALIETKIYREDELESRAAELEREIERYKSSSKRSNGAPPHSATSATFSHASDGQSSSTATDGSKATREGVERCELCEGPHDLDACPVFAGNVSTEGAKKGGRWCADCESNEHDTLECPMAEDVF; encoded by the exons ATGTCTCGCCTACCTCAGATCGCAACTCCTGGGCGaccttcaccaacaacAGGTATCCCAACACCGACTGCTCGTCGTCCACGATCATCTCTGGGTCCAGGCCAGTCCGGCACACCTGTTTCAGATGATCTCATGGATAGAGCCTTCCAAGACGCTTTGAGGAATCGACCGCCAATCAGTCTCCGAAGCAATGACTCTACCAATGGGCTTTCAGAAAGCACAATGTCGACATCACATCTCGCTGCACCATCTGCGACATATGGTCTTGCTGCGCCTCGAACTCCAGTGGTCCGCCCTCGTACCCCGTCGACCCTCGGCTTAGGTGCACCCGTTACACCTTCTGCAGCAAGCAGGAGTGCATCTCGTGCTGGGCTTGGCCCCCGTTCCTCCCTGTCTACTTCCACCACAGCTCCCTTTACTCCCCGCCGCATGTCACTTGCTTCTTCGACCACGTCTTCTACTCCGTTCGCTCGCAGGCCAGAGTCAAGAGCGTCAGAGAAAGAACAAACTTCTGCAAAGTGGGTACCTACAGTTGGAGAAAGAGTGAGAATCAGCAGCATGGGATATGAGGGTGTTTTGAGGTTTTACGGAACAACCGAATTCAAGGAAGGTGTATGGGCTGGTGTTGAGCTTGAGGGTGGTTTtaaaggaaaaggaaagaatGATGGCACTGTCGAAGG AGTTCAATACTTTTCTTGCCCACCCAAATGCGGTATTTTTGTGACCGCAGTTAAGTTGTCGCCTCCTACTACCGGCACTTCTAGACCAGCTTCTGTTGCCTCATCTTACCGTTCAACAGCCTCATATTCTTTGTCTGGACGTGCTActccttccatctctgGTCGGGCGACCCCTTCTCGTCCGCCGTCCGCCACCCCCGGTCGCGCAACTCGCGTAGTCTCTACAGCTCATCCTACCCGTCCAAGCGTATCCAGTGCTGAAGACGAAACGCTTCCACCTCGTGTCGCCCTTGGTAATAGCACAAAGGCCAATGCCGGCATCGACTCGCGGTTCACTGCTGGTTCTCGCGCCAGCAGATACGTCGGCATGACTGCCAAGCAGCTTGACAGTGCCCGTGCCGGAACGACAACACCAGCATCAAAGCTTGCTGCTAGCACCTCTACTGTCAACGGCCAAACACCCAGGGTTTCCCGTGTATCTATTGGAATGGGTGGCACACCCGCCCGAACTCGACAAAGTATGGGTGGACTTGTCACTCCTCGCGTACGACCTCGAGCAAGTGGAATTGGAGACATGCCTCCACCACCTAGTCCAGGTAATATCAATCGTGTTCTGACTGCGAGACAAGTAGAGTCGCTCGAAGAGGAGATTCGTGAACTGAAGAGGCGGAATGGTGAACTGGAGGAGGACTTGAAGAGGATGCCCGAGTTACGGGATGAAGATGTTACTGAGATGGAGACGTTAAGACAAGAGACAGAGCGTTCAAGACAGGAACTGGAGTTTCTGAAGACGCAGCTTGAGACGTCTGATACCAATGCCACCGATGCGGTCAAAATTCTTGAAGAACTGCAAGCGGAACATACTGCTCAACAAGAGGAACTCGAAGAGAAGCTCAAAGAGATTGGCGATCTCAAAAAGGAGTTGAAGCTTGCAAAGGAGAGGGCAGAAGATGAACTGGCCGCAAATGCCGAGGCTAGGAAGGATGAAGTCCAAAAGATGCTAGAGAGAGCCCAAGCGGCAGAGGCCGAAGTGAACTCAATGCAGGTTCTCGTTGACGACCTCACTGACGCTGGGCGACAAATGATTTCACTTAACGAAAGCAAGCAGTTTGAGCTTGAAGAACGAATTCGAGAGCTTGAGGATAAGAACCGATCCCTCGATGAAAAACTTCAGAAAGCTCGAGAGGAGCATGAAAGGGCCCTCTTGcctccttccccttctaCTCGTCAACGGGAGGCAGCCACAGCCGCTGAAATTGACAATGAAACTCTCAACGCGCAAGTCAAGCATCTTCAGAACAAGCTGAATCTcttggaagaagaactTGAAGAAGCGAGGGCGCAGGCAGAGACTGACATGGAGACGTGGAAAGGTAAAATGAACCGAGTTaaggatggagagaaggCTGCCAGGGAGGAGATTGTTATATTGAAGAGCGAGATCAAGGAATTGAAGGAACAGGCGAATGGAGCTAGAGGGAAGATTGGAGAACTGGAAGGTGCTCTTAAGGAGAACCATATTGCTCTCGAAGGTGCCAGGGCAGAAATTGAGAGTCTTCGGACTGAGGCAGCT GAAGCAGCAAGCTTGCGAACGACATTGCAAGCCGCAAATGCCAACGAAAAGACATTGTCCGCCGCTCAGAAAGAAATCAAGGAATTCAAAACAAGGCTTGCTGCTGCGACAAGTGCCGAGGCCAAGGTCGTCTCCGATGCCAAGGACCAAATCAGCCATTTGGAGGCTAAGATTGCTTCTCTGGAGGCCGAAATTACCACC CTTAAACAAACCGCCGAAAGCAACACTGAAAAGAATCTCTCTACTTCTCGTTCTTCCGAGGACGCCGAGAAAAAGCTTGTCGGATTCCAGCATATCGTTCAAGAGCTGTCTACTGAGAATGCTGATCTCAAGGAACAATGTGAGAGTTTGAGGGAAGAAATTTCATTGATGAAAGAGGAAATCAAGTTGTTGGAAGAGGCTGCTGCGGATATTCCTGGTGCCCAAGGTGATCAGAAAGAGTTACTGGCAGCCAAGGCGACCATCAAAGAT CTTAGCCGGGAAGTTGCTGAACTGGAAGCCCTCATCGAAACCAAGATCTATCGCGAAGACGAGCTTGAAAGCCGTGCCGCCGAACTTGAACGAGAGATTGAGAGGTATAAGTCATCTTCCAAGAGGTCCAACGGAGCACCTCCTCATTCTGCCACGTCCGCCACATTCTCGCATGCTTCCGATGGTCAATCATCAAGCACCGCGACCGATGGATCAAAAGCTACCCGAGAAGGTGTGGAGAGATGCGAGCTTTGTGAGGGACCTCATGATTTGGATGCTTGTCCCGTGTTTGCCGGGAACGTTTCGACGGAGGGAGCTAAGAAGGGTGGCCGGTGGTGTGCCGATTGCGAA AGCAACGAGCACGACACATTAGAATGCCCTATGGCAGAAGACGTATTTTGA
- a CDS encoding Pseudouridylate synthase, putative (Similar to TIGR gene model, INSD accession AAW47110.1), producing MIPRITAFLGNILRQPVLKRIMEHTEPTKRPRSPSPQQAEAPEAKRPHIEPAPVSAAVQVDAEEAMFNVEEEIQSGKGRSGKRGNGGQARKEKKEKRDAKDPRAQRAWEPREKTDGEKRLPKRRCAVLIGYCGTGYQGMQIQDHTDRTIEGEIFAALVKAGAVSADNAVDARKVDIARAARTDAGVHAAGNVISIKMITEPPLPEGFKNVAEYVNTFLPDQIRMWGWVRTVKSFNARTAADSRIYEYLLPSYCLIPPHKDDPLAKHLDISSPDWREIVGEYPCSFADARLPMPTSDEGEVDPKVRGEYERKRKWRVDERTLNRFRDIIAQYKGTHNFYNYTVGKPFNDRAVKRFMIQLEVKEPKVYGEIEWISVQIHGQSFMLHQIRKMISMAMLACRTGSPPSLLPETFGPKKIHIPKAPPLGLLLEAPQFGVYNDRITQKLNGITEDRDPVNFGLYADEIYAFKVKWIYEMLRKEELEKNVFHKWIQMMDNIKNDSLGYLNSKGVIPAEATALVLEQESKRREGQKAQKEGVEAGAEEIESDDEEVDQEALKRGDLEG from the exons ATGATTCCACGCATAACAGCGTTTCTTGGGAATATACTCAGGCAACCAGTTTTAAAACGCATAATGGAACACACAGAACCCACGAAGAGGCCCAGATCGCCATCTCCACAGCAGGCAGAGGCACCAGAGGCCAAGAGACCTCATATCGAACCGGCACCGGTATCTGCTGCAGTCCAAGTTGATGCTGAAGAAGCAATGTTCAACGTCGAAGAAGAAATTCAAAGTGGTAAAGGACGGAgtgggaagagaggaaatGGCGGCCAGGCTCgcaaagagaagaaagagaagcGAGATGCCAAGGACCCGAGGGCTCAACGAGCTTGGGAACCGAGAGAGAAGACTGATGGCGAAAAGCGATTGCCCAAGAGGAGGTGTGCTGTGTTAATTGG TTACTGTGGTACTGGATACCAGGGTATGCAAAT ACAAGACCACACCGACCGAACAATCGAAGGCGAAATCTTCGCTGCTCTTGTCAAAGCTGGCGCTGTCTCTGCAGATAATGCTGTCGATGCCCGCAAGGTTGACATTGCTCGAGCTGCTCGAACAGATGCCGGTGTTCACGCCGCTGGCAATGTCATCTCCATCAAAATGATCACGGAACCCCCTCTTCCCGAAGGCTTCAAAAACGTCGCCGAGTATGTCAACACTTTCTTGCCCGACCAAATTAGGATGTGGGGCTGGGTGAGAACTGTCAAGTCCTTCAACGCCCGAAC GGCTGCCGACTCTCGTATATATGAGTATCTCCTTCCATCATACTGTCTGATACCTCCTCACAAAGACGACCCTCTTGCCAAGCATCTCGATATATCTTCCCCCGACTGGCGAGAAATCGTCGGTGAGTATCCTTGTTCCTTTGCCGACGCTAGACTCCCCATGCCCACCTCTGATGAGGGTGAAGTCGACCCCAAGGTCCGAGGAGAGTAcgagagaaagaggaagtggaGAGTGGATGAAAGGACTTTAAACCGGTTTAGAGACATCATTGCCCAGTACAAGGGTACTCA CAACTTCTACAACTACACTGTTGGAAAGCCTTTTAATGACCGAGCGGTCAAGAGGTTTATGATCCAGCTCGAGGTGAAGGAACCCAAGGTATATGGAGAGATTGAATGGATTTCCGTCCAGATCCACGGACAAAGTTTCATGCTTCATCAAATT CGAAAAATGATCTCCATGGCCATGCTCGCCTGCCGAACAGGTTCCCCGCCCTCTCTCCTCCCCGAGACATTCGGCCCTAAAAAAATTCATATTCCCAAAGCTCCTCCTCTCGGTCTCTTGCTCGAAGCTCCCCAATTTGGCGTCTACAACGATAGGATCACCCAGAAGTTGAATGGTATCACCGAAGACAGAGACCCTGTAAACTTTGGACTCTATGCGGATGAGATCTATGCTTTCAAGGTGAAGTGGATCTATGAAATGctgaggaaggaggagtTGGAGAAGAATGT TTTCCACAAATGGATCCAAATGATGGACAATATCAAGAACGATTCTCTCGGTTACCTCAA CTCTAAAGGTGTTATCCCGGCAGAAGCCACTGCCCTAGTCCTTGAGCAGGAGAGCAAGCGAAGGGAGGGTCAGAAGGCTCAGAAGGAAGGTGTTGAAGCCGGGGCTGAGGAAATTGAGAGTGACGATGAGGAGGTTGACCAGGAGGCCTTGAAGAGGGGTGATTTGGAGGGGTGA
- a CDS encoding Hypothetical protein (Similar to SGTC gene model, INSD accession EAL17255.1; CNBN0820) yields the protein MVFSFPQFSPRVFSFIDTSPPVIYPAPKHNPLFKGHSKSSASIKTPTKEPSPLPVPPFSKSQHRSSRHSISIAKPSEGRGLGTLAASMSALDLNATWKPLPRGGLEEKRMSVERANSQLPARPRHRRSQSAVQLPAKSLLFISPSEFSRNPLASVSATSLPTLAELELPTEDLGVSASGPVINGDRISMPPSPVVKPKNRLSRGASIISTASTSGPLSPNMLMVSTFSDSDTRSRPLVPPPQPASTSQSQAAYASMPPPPLRPDPDSITYSPSRNVARPIPSLTHSFQDAPPSRMHNRPCHQRRASVDSVASVELSDVAVMATWSFPASPSPEKQPRFASSREPTQDHDKDKQPGQSTRLRERLKSLSGLDTSCGTSSNDGPHSNSSGKTSMSTAESSETVIRASKPLPSYLTGRHRHTYSSPNLVVHRPSGTGSPSSTGPPPNNALLPTLRQQRRTTTTRLRKPNPLSMHTSNSAPTATLRRANSSTGAKGGLSSSPESMISDTTTCPSPTLSVRSLAAGPAITVHVDGENGEKEGETTWWPVMPSLRRRSKSRISEKSATSEVESLDGTPLEGETQERSEEDGFGLDVDDQEEKYIDMDHM from the exons ATGgtcttctcctttcctcAATTTTCACCAAGGGTTTTCTCCTTCATCGACACCTCTCCCCCTGTCATATACCCTGCCCCAAAGCACAATCCTCTTTTCAAGGGTCACTCCAAATCTTCTGCATCCATCAAAACACCTACGAAAGAGCCTTCTCCCCTTCCTGTACCACCCTTCTCCAAATCACAGCATCGAAGCTCCAGAcattccatttcaataGCCAAACCTTCAGAGGGTAGAGGGCTTGGGACTTTGGCTGCAAGCATGTCAGCGCTTGACTTGAATGCAACGTGGAAGCCCTTGCCAAGAGGAGGACtagaagaaaagagaatGTCTGTGGAACGTGCAAACAGCCAGTTACCAGCAAGACCCAGACACAGACGGTCTCAAAGTGCAGTACAGTTACCCGCAAAATCTCTCCTTTTCATATCACCTTCGG AATTTTCAAGGAACCCGTTAGCTTCCGTCAGTGCTACTAGTCTACCTACTCTAGCAGAACTGGAGCTACCGACGGAAGATTTAGGTGTCAGTGCCAGTGGACCGGTGATAAATGGGGACAGGATATCTATGCCCCCGTCTCCTGTCGTCAAACCAAAGAACAGGCTGAGTAGAGGGGCTAGTATCATCTCCACAGCATCTACGTCTGGCCCTCTATCTCCCAATATGTTGATGGTTTCGACATTCTCCGACTCTGATACTAGGTCAAGGCCACTCGTACCTCCTCCGCAACCTGCCTCTACGTCCCAATCACAAGCAGCTTACGCTTCTATGCCTCCCCCTCCGCTTCGTCCTGATCCAGACTCTATTACCTACTCTCCATCCAGGAATGTGGCCCGCCCGATCCCCTCATTGACCCACTCGTTCCAAGATGCGCCTCCTAGTAGAATGCACAACAGGCCATGCCATCAGCGTCGAGCTTCAGTGGACAGCGTAGCGTCAGTAGAGCTATCGGATGTGGCAGTTATGGCCACTTGGAGTTTCCCTGCCTCTCCCAGTCCTGAAAAGCAACCTCGTTTTGCATCCAGCAGGGAACCGACGCAGGATCATGACAAAGATAAGCAGCCCGGGCAGTCTACCAGGTTGAGAGAAAGGCTGAAGAGTCTGTCAGGACTTGATACGAGCTGCGGTACGAGTAGTAACGACGGTCCACACTCGAACAGCAGTGGGAAGACAAGTATGAGTACTGCTGAGAGCAGTGAAACGGTCATCAGAGCTTCAAAACCACTGCCATCATACCTCACAGGCCGCCATCGTCATACTTATTCATCGCCAAACCTGGTAGTGCATAGGCCTTCAGGGACTGGCTCCCCTAGCTCTACAGGCCCCCCTCCTAATAATGCCCTTTTACCGACACTACGCCAGCAGCGGCGGACTACTACAACCCGGTTGCGCAAGCCTAATCCACTCTCTATGCACACAAGTAATTCGGCACCTACGGCCACTCTTCGAAGAGCGAATAGTAGCACCGGTGCAAAAGGGGGGCTGAGCTCTTCGCCTGAGAGCATGATATCCGACACCACGACTTGTCCAAGCCCAACTTTATCAGTACGTTCACTAGCCGCGGGACCGGCTATCACTGTCCATGTGGATGGAGAGaatggagaaaaggaaggagagacCACATGGTGGCCTGTGATGCCTAGCCTCAGAAGGAGATCAAAATCGAGAATTAGTGAGAAAAGCGCCACAAGTGAAGTAGAATCTTTGGATGGAACACCACTCGAAGGTGAAACACAGGAAAGATCAGAAGAGGATGGGTTCGGTTTGGATGTGGATgatcaagaagaaaagtATATCGACATGGATCATATGTAA
- a CDS encoding Hypothetical protein (Similar to SGTC gene model, INSD accession EAL17256.1; CNBN0830), whose translation MGPITPAMKHFLSAERYAVIGKVLSDRSRWDNKVLRWYQTHKYPVIPVRPDNPSSEAIEGLDVVSDPLAIPSLSSTSVSIIIHPFKSLGILQNLFSNPSQAPHSVWFQPGADDENIWKWVKEEGLEDKVIGHGACVLRDGDGVLAAIQEDKGKL comes from the exons atgggCCCAATCACTCCTGCAATGAAACACTTTCTCTCTGCCGAGCGGTACGCCGTCATCGGCAAGGTGCTTAGCGATCGTTCAAGGTGGGATAACAAG GTCCTTAGATG GTATCAAACCCATAAATACCCCGTTATTCCAGTTCGACCCGACAATCCATCTTCCGAAGCCATCGAGGGGTTGGACGTCGTTAGTGACCCT CTCGCCATCCCTTCCCTCTCATCCACGTCTGTTTCCATAATTATTCACCCCTTCAAATCACTCGGTATCCTTCAGAACCTCTTCTCCAATCCATCACAGGCACCCCACAGTGTATGGTTCCAGCCAGGagctgatgatgagaaTATCTGGAAGTGGGTAAAAGAGGAGGGTTTAGAAGATAAGGTGATTGGTCATGGAGCATGTGTGTTgagggatggggatggCGTGTTGGCTGCCATTCAAGAGGATAAAGGCAAACTGTAA
- a CDS encoding Mitochondrion protein, putative (Similar to TIGR gene model, INSD accession AAW47112.1) encodes MPMSLPDLSKGQSLILTALAAALGTTTLILSFQALRREARTERLKRQVGEDVEEWEKSREGSGLSSPDEKVERIVRKEKNWGKDFDEGLIREQLTRNYNFLGEESMGLVRKAYVVIVGCGGVGSWCAVMLLRSGVGRILLIDFDLTTLSSLNRHACATLEDVGTPKVVAMQKYLKKIAPWAQIDVEIRLWRKGEGEKWLEGADWVVDAIDNIDTKADLLAHCHEQGIKVFASMGAGAKKDPTRVQIADISSTYEDPLARSVRRRLRMAGISSGIPVVYSTETPSDVKLLPLDEEEFKRGAVKELQAFDDFRVRIMPVLGPLPAIFGLNIATYILLDLAGKPLTDYMEIKNRKRVYQSLERGLSDREAKVQGKKLQDKLPISLEDIGFVFEELYHGRSSLPPFEVLQKANVIRWQKNQDLSVDNLVVMGNKDAEKHTKECLIGDKHVREVWGDEIVDFINRKSDEARKTIAWRRG; translated from the exons ATGCCCATGTCACTGCCAGACTTATCTAAGGGCCAGTCTCTCATCCTTACCGCCCTTGCTGCCGCCCTCGGCACAACAACTCTCATCCTGTCTTTCCAGGCACTTCGGCGCGAGGCTCGGACTGAGCGACTCAAACGCCAAGTCGGAGAAGACGTCGAAGAATGGGAGAAGAGTCGTGAAGGCAGTGGATTGAGTAGCCCTGATGAAAAGGTTGAAAGAATCGtgagaaaggagaagaactGGGGGAAGGATTTTGATGAAGGATTGATCAGGGAACAGCTTACCAGGAATTACAATTTCTTGGGAGAAGAGTCTATGGGGTTGGTTAGGAAGGCCTATGTGGTGATTGTTGGATGTGGTGGAGTTGGGAGCTGGTGTGCGGTTATGCTGTTAAGAAG TGGTGTTGGCCGTATTCTCCTTATCGAC TTTGACCTCACAACCCTTTCCTCTCTCAATAGACATGCTTGTGCCACTCTCGAGGATGTAGGCACCCCGAAAGTTGTTGCCATGCAAAAGTATCTTAAAAAGATTGCTCCCTGGGCTCA GATTGACGTTGAAATCAGATTATGGCGTAAAGGTGAAGGGGAAAAGTGGCTTGAAGGTGCCGACTGGGTTGTGGATGCGATCGACAACATCGACACTAAGGCTGATCTTCTTGCACACTGCCACGAGCAAGGAATCAAGGTATTCGCCAGTATGGGTGCGGGTGCCAAAAAAGACCCTACAAGAGTCCAGATCGC GGACATCTCTTCGACTTACGAAGATCCTCTTGCCAGGAGCGTGAGGCGAAGGCTGAGAATGGCTGGTATCTCCTCCGGTATCCC TGTGGTCTATTCCACCGAGACCCCATCTGACGTCAAGCTTCTTCCCCtagatgaagaagaattCAAGCGAGGCGCCGTCAAAGAATTGCAAGCATTTGACGATTTCCGAGTACGAATTATGCCTGTGCTTGGTCCCTTGCCCGCCATTTTTGGTCTGAACATTGCCACTTATATCCTTCTTGACCTCGCCGGCAAGCCCTTGACAGATTACATGGAGATCAAAAACCGTAAGAGGGTATACCAATCCCTCGAGAGGGGACTGTCCGATCGAGAAGCTAAGGTGCAGGGTAAAAAGTTACAGGACAAGTTGCCGATTTCCCTTGAAGATATTGGATTTGTGTTTGAGGAGCTTTACCACGGTCGATCGAGTTTGCCACCTTTCGAAGTGCTTCAGAAGGCCAATGTCATCAGATGGCAAAAGAACCAAGATTTGTCCGTTGACAACCTTGTGGTGATGGGAAATAAGGACGCAGAAAAGCACACCAAAGAGTGCTTGATTGGTGACAAGCATGTGCGCGAGGTCTGGGGCGATGAGATTGTTGATTTTATCAACCGAAAGTCTGATGAGGCGCGGAAGACTATTGCCTGGAGAAGGGGTTAG
- a CDS encoding Hypothetical protein (Similar to TIGR gene model, INSD accession AAW47114.1; CNN00840), with translation MDVDPYRPTPPSFTVLRIKRKATEPALSSLVIQDESHTKRRRHIAGKARGVFRLADTVPGNWVGQGEEGEVLKSRIQGLLSSQPLASPLSSSPQVTSPTTAPQESPLSSMGVPPANFPVPPPVVEQTQIPTPPPPVLPEGAPSASSKRRSSSMQAQMQYRVIPPMSPRTKAMLPPRILTAAETEGRGGASPFVFVDAQAVETPGQKGMTQEDKEMAAFLPMLQEYLRLEQQDEKTREEEEKAKNDEWVYDLYYRDSSGTLGLDIGAGDGVTIGQLLGFESTSPPSSISGSEPEDEADEDSNDEDYYRNDYPEDEDADEDMVGFRGGGDSDWSEDEEDDFDFDERNEWGYR, from the exons ATGGACGTAGACCCGTACAGACCCACTCCACCCAGCTTCACCGTCCTGAGGATTAAACGTAAAGCGACAGAACCAGCTTTATCTTCTTTGG TCATTCAAGATGAATCACACACGAAGAGACGGCGGCACATAGCAGGCAAAGCAAGAGGGGTGTTCAGGCTGGCAGATACTGTACCAGGTAACTGGGTGGGACAAGGCGAAGAAGGCGAGGTCTTGAAG TCAAGGATTCAAGGTCTCTTGTCTTCCCAACCTTTAGCTTCACCCCTGTCAAGCAGTCCGCAAGTGACCTCCCCAACCACTGCTCCTCAAGAGTCCCCATTATCATCCATGGGGGTGCCACCCGCCAACTTTCCTGTACCTCCCCCAGTTGTCGAACAAACTCAAATACCTACGCCACCGCCGCCAGTCTTACCGGAAGGTGCACCTTCGGCTTCCAGTAAGAGACGGTCGTCCTCTATGCAGGCACAGATGCAGTATCGAGTTATACCGCCTATGAGCCCTCGAACAAAGGCAATGTTGCCTCCGAGGATATTAACTGCTGCTGA GACGGAAGGTAGGGGAGGAGCATCTCCTTTCGTCTTTGTTGATGCTCAGGCGGTAGAGACGCCGGGTCAGAAGGGGATGACTCAGGAGGACAAGGAAATGGCTGCGTTTTTGCCGATGTTGCAAGAATATCTTCGTC TGGAACAGCAAGATGAAAAGacaagagaagaagaagaaaaggcaaagaaTGATGAATGGGTGTACGATCTGTATTATAGGGATAGCTCTGGCACATTAGGATTAGATATTGGCGCTGGCGATGGTGTAACGATTGGTCAGCT TCTTGGTTTTGAATCCACTTCCcctccatcatccatctctGGGTCTGAGCCAGAAGATGAAGCAGATGAAGATTCGAATGATGAGGATTACTATCGAAATGACTACCcggaagatgaagatgctGATGAGGATATGGTCGGCTTCCGAGGTGGTGGAGATAGCGATTGGAGcgaagacgaggaagatgaCTTTGATTTTGATGAGAGAAACGAGTGGGGATATCGATGA